From Synechococcales cyanobacterium T60_A2020_003:
TTCTTGGTCACGGTTACCCGCTACGGAATAAGCGCTATTAGAGAGCGTTACCACGGGGTAGAACCTCCTCAGGGAATACAAACTTCTCGTGGGGCTGGTCTTGGGGAGCCATCCATGCCC
This genomic window contains:
- a CDS encoding photosystem II protein D2; the encoded protein is AWMAPQDQPHEKFVFPEEVLPRGNAL